One genomic segment of Acanthochromis polyacanthus isolate Apoly-LR-REF ecotype Palm Island chromosome 9, KAUST_Apoly_ChrSc, whole genome shotgun sequence includes these proteins:
- the insl3 gene encoding insulin-like 3 (Leydig cell): protein MSAAKCLVSLMVLLVAAVAVVGAQERIKMCGRELIRLAVSSCGNSRLRRSIPDIDLSRHPDVTFRWDQHASMEEQQALETAQIPPQSDGEKGVASLAPHWFPVSSRIRRASGKISDICCERGCSMKELIQFC from the exons ATGTCTGCTGCTAAGTGTTTGGTGTCTctgatggtgctgctggtggctGCAGTGGCTGTGGTCGGTGCACAGGAGAGGATTAAGATGTGTGGACGAGAGCTGATACGTCTGGCCGTCTCGTCCTGTGGCAACTCTCGGCTGAGGAGAAGCATCCCGGACATTGACCTCAGCCGGCATCCGGACGTCACTTTTCGCT GGGACCAGCACGCCTCCATGGAGGAGCAGCAGGCTTTAGAGACGGCCCAGATCCCTCCACAGTCTGACGGGGAGAAGGGTGTCGCCTCCTTGGCTCCTCACTGGTTCCCCGTGTCCTCCCGGATCAGACGAGCCTCTGGGAAAATCTCTGATATCTGCTGTGAGAGAGGATGCAGCATGAAGGAGCTGATACAGTTTTGCTAA